In a single window of the Pseudodesulfovibrio profundus genome:
- a CDS encoding DUF362 domain-containing protein yields the protein MSCVAVSCQQYGESVREAFLSASGPEAVAGDRPILLKPNLVNASPFPVTTHPDFVAAVIEAIREHTSVAMVIAEGCGAMELETEEIFVRLGYDCLSEKYGVKLLDLNHAPLVHQENPTCSIFPEMWLPEVAFTHCIVSLPVLKAHSLAEMTGALKNMMGFPPPSHYQRGGWKKSAFHGRMHRSIKDLCQYIMPDFTIMDATVGLSQYHLGGAECCPPIGKILAGSDALAIDRMGCELLGMNWQDVGYLR from the coding sequence ATGTCGTGCGTGGCTGTCTCCTGTCAGCAGTATGGTGAATCGGTTCGCGAGGCGTTTCTTTCGGCATCAGGCCCTGAAGCTGTGGCCGGAGATCGGCCTATCCTTCTCAAGCCCAATCTGGTTAATGCGTCACCATTTCCGGTGACAACGCACCCGGATTTTGTGGCTGCGGTCATCGAAGCGATCCGCGAGCACACGTCAGTAGCCATGGTGATCGCCGAAGGGTGTGGAGCCATGGAGCTGGAGACCGAAGAAATATTTGTCCGGCTCGGCTATGACTGTCTTTCGGAAAAATATGGTGTTAAACTGCTCGATCTCAACCATGCGCCTCTGGTCCATCAAGAGAATCCGACATGCTCGATCTTCCCCGAAATGTGGCTGCCCGAAGTCGCGTTCACTCATTGCATAGTCTCTCTGCCGGTACTGAAGGCGCACTCACTCGCCGAAATGACCGGTGCCCTCAAAAACATGATGGGCTTTCCACCGCCCAGCCACTACCAGCGTGGCGGTTGGAAAAAATCGGCATTTCATGGACGGATGCATCGGTCCATCAAGGATTTGTGCCAGTACATCATGCCGGATTTCACGATCATGGATGCAACTGTCGGGTTGTCCCAGTACCATTTGGGCGGTGCCGAGTGCTGTCCGCCCATAGGGAAAATTCTTGCCGGAAGCGATGCCTTGGCTATTGATAGAATGGGGTGCGAACTGTTGGGAATGAACTGGCAGGACGTCGGGTACCTGCGGTAA
- a CDS encoding radical SAM protein codes for MMVFKRHGRCYQPPMDHQGTIIRPPSEANSILLQVTLGCSHNKCDFCGAYMNKRFAIKDSETIRKDLAFAATHCKNQRRLFLMDGDALIIPHNRLLSILADIRTMLPWINRIGTYASAKSLRLKSDEELQELKETGIDIVYMGLESGDDVILKAMHKNGNAQSIVEQGQRARRAGFKLNVTVINGLGGVERSMEHAQATARALSAMDPEQIGALSLMLIPGTPLHERAERGDFELPDAYGILREIRELLAGLELSRGLFLANHASNYLPMKVRLPSGKAKALAEIDAALDGERALKPEGHRRL; via the coding sequence ATGATGGTTTTCAAGCGGCACGGACGGTGCTATCAACCACCCATGGATCATCAGGGAACCATCATCCGCCCACCCAGTGAGGCCAATTCCATTCTGCTGCAGGTGACTCTCGGCTGTTCGCACAACAAGTGCGATTTCTGCGGAGCCTACATGAACAAGCGGTTTGCCATCAAGGACAGCGAAACCATTCGCAAGGACCTCGCCTTTGCCGCAACACACTGCAAAAATCAGCGACGGCTCTTTCTCATGGATGGCGATGCGTTGATCATCCCCCATAACCGCCTCCTTTCGATCCTTGCGGACATCCGAACCATGCTTCCCTGGATCAATAGAATCGGCACCTATGCCAGCGCCAAAAGTTTGAGGCTCAAAAGCGACGAGGAATTGCAGGAACTCAAGGAAACCGGAATTGATATCGTCTACATGGGGTTGGAATCCGGTGATGATGTGATCCTCAAGGCGATGCACAAGAACGGCAACGCCCAGTCCATTGTTGAACAAGGACAACGGGCACGACGTGCCGGTTTCAAACTCAATGTCACCGTGATCAACGGATTGGGGGGCGTGGAGCGATCCATGGAGCACGCGCAGGCCACAGCCAGGGCATTATCAGCCATGGACCCCGAACAGATCGGCGCCCTTTCCCTCATGCTCATTCCCGGCACACCGCTCCATGAGCGTGCAGAACGCGGGGATTTCGAGTTGCCCGATGCATACGGAATACTGCGCGAGATTCGAGAGTTGCTGGCGGGGCTGGAATTGTCACGCGGCCTGTTTCTGGCCAATCACGCATCCAACTATCTGCCCATGAAGGTCCGCCTTCCCTCGGGCAAAGCCAAGGCATTGGCAGAGATAGATGCAGCACTGGATGGCGAGCGGGCCTTGAAGCCGGAAGGACATCGCCGCTTGTAG
- a CDS encoding ATP-binding protein yields MKKIPAKPTSYVSLDETSRALLDSAVESAYVMDVSGYVLAANDMAAKQFDLEKGRDLEQCNIYDLLPPETAEIRREKVQEAIDSVKKVNFEEEVLGKSLFHSIVPVSNPWGEVGRLTISTLDKTELRRTDEGLRREQQRQIFFMESLPGIVYHLYPDKSIRYANRYFRKYLGSPKGKICAEALHCCEDACDGCPPMEAMETDRAVEWDWTDNKGRTFHLQCSPMTDSAGERMIMVLGIDITARKRAEDELKRAHDKLEDRVRQRTKELEKANTELTQKSMRLVSAMKKADSATRAKSAFLANMSHEIRTPLNAVLGMAELSLLTEEADKKNHYLKRVKEAGHTLLSVINDILDFSKIEARKLTLETIDFDLRSVLEAALDIHSMTVMEKGLDLSYKVEPNVPEVLQGDPSRLKQVLINLLSNAVKFTEKGGVDVSVALLSSEEMANPGDRVVLEFSVTDTGIGIPEDKQEDVFKSFLQADDSITRKHGGTGLGLAICTLLVELMDGRLHLSSVEGEGSTFSFTATLAVGDASKLQAEERARRVDQSITMPKLKVLLADDNELNRQLASTLLEEQGHQCVKVENGALALEALKTEHFDVVLMDVQMPVMDGVSATRAIRTPNSGVLSPDIPIVALTAHALMGDRERFLEAGMTDYIAKPIKIDEFYSTLARVVLGREVKQKKRAVAAKKEVASETFDRQTALDMLGGRKDLLTRMDEIFIRDVPGELEDLRNNINDMHWEDAQRMAHSIKGSSRTVGASRCGAVAEQMEFFCRQRDGVSASKELKTLESEVESALTFIRTDTQ; encoded by the coding sequence ATGAAGAAAATACCCGCCAAACCAACATCGTATGTTTCCCTGGATGAAACCTCTCGCGCCCTGCTTGATTCGGCAGTGGAGTCCGCTTACGTCATGGATGTCAGCGGTTATGTGCTGGCCGCCAATGATATGGCCGCCAAACAGTTTGACCTGGAGAAAGGTCGGGATCTTGAGCAGTGCAACATCTATGATTTGCTCCCTCCTGAAACGGCTGAAATTCGGCGAGAAAAGGTTCAGGAGGCTATAGATTCCGTCAAAAAGGTCAATTTTGAAGAGGAAGTGCTGGGCAAGTCGCTGTTCCATTCAATTGTGCCTGTCTCCAATCCCTGGGGTGAAGTCGGGCGCCTGACCATCTCCACCCTCGATAAGACCGAACTGCGCCGGACCGATGAAGGACTGCGTCGCGAGCAGCAGCGACAGATTTTCTTTATGGAATCCCTGCCGGGTATTGTTTACCACCTGTACCCGGACAAGAGTATTCGGTACGCCAATCGATATTTTCGCAAGTATTTAGGTAGCCCCAAAGGGAAAATCTGTGCCGAGGCCCTCCATTGTTGTGAGGATGCATGTGACGGCTGTCCTCCCATGGAGGCAATGGAGACAGATCGTGCGGTTGAGTGGGACTGGACCGACAACAAGGGGCGTACCTTTCACCTCCAATGCAGTCCGATGACGGATTCCGCGGGTGAGCGGATGATCATGGTCCTTGGTATCGACATCACGGCGCGTAAGCGTGCAGAGGATGAACTCAAACGGGCTCACGACAAATTGGAAGACCGGGTTCGCCAGCGCACCAAGGAACTGGAGAAGGCCAATACGGAACTGACCCAGAAATCCATGCGGTTGGTTTCGGCCATGAAGAAGGCGGACTCCGCCACACGAGCCAAGTCCGCGTTTCTGGCGAATATGAGCCACGAGATACGAACACCACTCAATGCCGTGCTCGGCATGGCTGAACTCTCCCTGCTTACGGAAGAAGCAGACAAGAAAAATCACTACCTGAAACGCGTCAAGGAAGCAGGGCATACCTTGTTGTCCGTCATTAACGACATCCTTGATTTTTCCAAAATCGAAGCACGCAAGCTGACACTTGAGACTATTGATTTCGATTTGCGGAGCGTCCTGGAGGCCGCCCTCGATATTCACAGCATGACGGTCATGGAAAAGGGGTTGGACCTGTCCTACAAAGTGGAGCCAAACGTTCCCGAGGTGTTGCAGGGAGATCCCTCTCGCCTCAAGCAGGTTTTGATCAATCTGCTGTCAAACGCCGTCAAATTCACGGAAAAGGGCGGAGTGGACGTTTCTGTTGCGCTGCTGAGCAGCGAGGAAATGGCTAATCCGGGCGATCGTGTCGTTCTGGAATTTTCCGTCACGGATACGGGGATTGGCATTCCTGAAGACAAGCAGGAAGATGTGTTCAAATCTTTCCTGCAGGCTGATGACTCCATCACCCGCAAGCATGGTGGAACCGGGTTGGGGCTGGCCATTTGCACCCTGTTGGTCGAGCTGATGGATGGCAGATTGCATTTGAGCAGCGTGGAAGGAGAGGGAAGTACCTTTTCCTTTACTGCCACCTTGGCCGTGGGCGACGCAAGCAAGCTGCAGGCCGAGGAACGGGCGCGGCGGGTTGATCAATCCATTACCATGCCCAAGCTCAAGGTCCTGCTGGCCGATGACAATGAACTCAACCGGCAGTTGGCGTCAACGCTGCTCGAAGAGCAGGGACACCAATGCGTCAAGGTTGAAAATGGTGCATTGGCACTGGAGGCCTTGAAAACGGAACATTTTGACGTGGTCCTCATGGACGTGCAGATGCCGGTCATGGATGGCGTGTCTGCGACTCGCGCCATCCGAACACCCAACTCTGGCGTGCTCAGCCCCGATATCCCCATTGTGGCGCTGACGGCACACGCACTGATGGGAGACAGGGAGCGCTTCCTGGAAGCAGGCATGACGGATTACATTGCAAAGCCTATCAAGATCGATGAGTTTTATTCGACACTGGCACGGGTAGTTCTGGGCCGTGAGGTTAAACAGAAGAAGCGTGCTGTTGCGGCAAAAAAAGAGGTTGCTTCGGAAACCTTTGATCGTCAGACTGCTCTCGATATGCTGGGTGGTCGTAAGGACCTGCTGACCCGAATGGACGAGATTTTTATTCGCGATGTTCCCGGAGAGCTTGAAGATTTACGAAATAATATCAATGATATGCACTGGGAGGACGCACAGCGCATGGCGCACTCCATTAAAGGCTCCTCGAGAACCGTAGGCGCTTCTCGATGCGGAGCGGTTGCCGAACAGATGGAGTTCTTTTGTCGCCAGCGGGATGGTGTGTCTGCTTCGAAAGAGTTGAAAACACTTGAATCAGAGGTTGAAAGCGCGTTAACGTTTATTCGTACTGACACGCAGTAA
- a CDS encoding response regulator translates to MKTIMVVDDAPMIRELIKSVLEAEGFDVVEAADGEEAIRLFQDKEVDLSIIDIFLPKKGGLQVMGELIKSEKPHKFIAISGGEAFNPEAIVELAKVFDVVDTFTKPIDTRKLVETVKKALAE, encoded by the coding sequence ATGAAAACTATAATGGTCGTAGATGACGCACCGATGATTCGGGAGCTGATTAAATCAGTGCTCGAAGCCGAGGGGTTCGATGTGGTTGAGGCGGCTGATGGCGAAGAAGCCATTCGCCTGTTTCAGGACAAGGAAGTGGACCTCTCGATTATTGATATCTTTCTGCCGAAAAAGGGCGGACTGCAGGTGATGGGCGAGCTTATCAAATCGGAAAAGCCCCATAAATTCATCGCCATTTCCGGTGGAGAGGCGTTTAACCCTGAAGCAATCGTGGAATTGGCCAAGGTCTTTGATGTGGTGGATACGTTCACCAAGCCGATTGACACGCGCAAGCTGGTCGAAACAGTCAAAAAGGCATTGGCTGAATAA
- a CDS encoding CBS domain-containing protein → MMLVRDWMTVNVLSLGVNSSIMDAAEILHEKNIRQFPVLDSRGRLAGIISDRDIRDAMPSKFIPGDAVTHTGGGLYTLTAGDIMTLDPYTVSPDTAIDEVADLLVRHKIGGLPVIEDGKLVGIITQIDVLRFLCSVSGSTQPGAQLAFRLNPETFPLSELLCDIKEMGLSISSVFVASDGDHRNTYVRLTGIGEKSMETIVDQLQLKYTILFYVNEGITVDVR, encoded by the coding sequence ATGATGCTGGTTCGAGATTGGATGACAGTCAATGTGTTATCGCTTGGGGTCAATTCGTCGATCATGGATGCGGCGGAAATTCTGCACGAGAAAAACATTCGACAATTCCCGGTCCTCGACAGCAGAGGACGGTTGGCAGGCATCATATCCGACCGTGACATTCGGGACGCCATGCCATCGAAATTCATCCCCGGCGATGCTGTTACACATACCGGAGGCGGGCTTTACACCCTCACTGCCGGCGATATCATGACGCTGGACCCTTACACCGTCAGTCCGGACACGGCCATCGACGAGGTCGCCGACCTGCTGGTTCGCCACAAGATAGGCGGACTGCCGGTCATTGAGGACGGCAAACTCGTAGGCATCATCACCCAGATTGACGTCCTGCGCTTTCTCTGCTCCGTTTCCGGCTCCACTCAGCCGGGTGCTCAGTTGGCATTCCGCCTCAACCCGGAAACATTCCCGCTCTCCGAACTGCTCTGCGACATCAAGGAAATGGGTCTGTCCATTTCCAGCGTTTTCGTGGCAAGCGACGGCGACCATCGGAACACCTATGTTCGACTGACAGGCATCGGTGAAAAATCCATGGAAACAATCGTGGATCAGCTCCAGCTCAAGTACACGATCCTGTTCTACGTCAACGAAGGCATAACAGTCGACGTTCGCTAG
- a CDS encoding response regulator — translation MHLNILLAEDNLLNQKFLVHFLTMFGHNVIVAENGVAVLETLKRQGHDIDLILMDIQMPEMGGIEATGIIRKHTGKEFKSDIPIIALTAYAMKGDKDRMFAAGMDDYVSKPVDMKELSAAIARAVAGKTTKQGSGPAMPSGATPKRDAAPVVTLDLESLTNRFDGNQSLLKEILTLFLVEADNHMENLDASLESANLEDLGAVLHSITNIASHVLAMDIVETSRQLEKRCYHETFEQVEPEIRKLRPRIQALAKVVGETLDTL, via the coding sequence ATGCACCTGAACATCCTTCTGGCCGAGGACAACCTGCTCAACCAGAAATTCCTTGTTCATTTCCTGACCATGTTCGGCCACAACGTGATCGTGGCCGAGAATGGCGTGGCCGTGCTCGAAACCCTCAAAAGGCAGGGGCACGACATAGACCTCATACTCATGGATATCCAGATGCCGGAAATGGGCGGCATTGAAGCAACCGGCATCATTCGGAAGCATACGGGTAAAGAGTTTAAGAGCGACATTCCTATCATAGCGCTGACCGCCTATGCCATGAAAGGCGACAAGGATCGCATGTTTGCCGCCGGGATGGATGACTATGTCAGCAAGCCCGTGGACATGAAGGAACTCTCCGCAGCCATTGCCCGGGCCGTTGCAGGCAAAACAACCAAACAGGGTTCCGGTCCGGCCATGCCATCCGGAGCGACTCCCAAACGCGATGCAGCCCCTGTTGTCACCCTGGACCTGGAAAGCCTCACCAACCGTTTCGACGGCAATCAATCCCTGCTCAAGGAAATCCTGACCCTGTTTCTGGTGGAAGCCGACAACCATATGGAGAACCTGGATGCCAGCCTTGAATCCGCCAACCTTGAAGACCTGGGGGCAGTGCTCCACTCCATCACCAACATTGCCAGTCATGTGCTGGCAATGGACATTGTGGAGACATCCCGCCAACTGGAGAAGCGGTGCTACCATGAAACCTTTGAACAGGTGGAGCCTGAAATTCGCAAACTCCGTCCTCGTATTCAGGCACTGGCAAAGGTCGTTGGCGAGACACTGGACACACTGTAA